From the genome of Gambusia affinis linkage group LG04, SWU_Gaff_1.0, whole genome shotgun sequence:
aataaaaacacttaaactAAGACAAAAATCATGTAAAAGtgagcttttcagcaagataaatgaGCTTCCTTTATGTCACAAATTCTTGAATATATATTAGGTAAATTAAATGTAAGTACTAGTTCACCTGGCactttcacttaaaaaaacagaaaaaacatgtcttgttataagcaaaaaaaaaaaaaaaacccaaaaaactttaaattcaagaattatttacttaaaacaagctcatataatAAGTagagtcttatttcaagtgtaacaAAATACACGTAAAATATTACCCTgtttttatctagtttctatttttttctacaaactagataaaaaaaatgcttggtcagattttgtgtttttgcagcgtaataatttttgcacattttgttgaagaaacacactgaagtttgtggatgTAATGTGACAGGAAGTAAAAAGTCCAACTAGTGTGAGTGCTTCTACAAGACATTGTACAGTACAGTAGCTACTTAAGTCTCTTCAGTGCTGAACTGCTGTAtgcaacactttttaaatgCTGCTAGGATCTGTTGAACTGATCAGTTTCTCCGCAGGTGTTCTCAATCATAAATCTGGTACCTTTCTCTGTGTTTTCGACGTCTGTTTCGTCCGACTTTGCTGTTTCATCTTTCCCACTGGAATCCTGATTGGATGCATCCTCCTTCGACCTCTTGACCTGCTCCACGTTGTAGCTGTTGGCCTGTCCACAGGTCACCCTGGGCATCAGAACACACTGCATGCTGTCAAGTTTCAACCCAAAAGAGAACCTGAGAACAACAATGAGTAATAAGACGCTCACCCGTATGTGTAGCGTGGAGGGAGTGGGTACGGGATGTGGGTCCTGGGCATGAGGAGGAACGTCCTCGCCACGAGGATGATGCTGCAAAGGGACAAGGCAATGAAGGAGGACTGGAGAGAGATTCCTCGCTCGTGTAGAATCTGCAATGGAAGATGGAGACAACATTTGGTGATCTGCAGCAGTCTTTACATTCTTCATCTGTAGAATCTTTTCTGTGCGACTAGGATTATTGTCATCTAAAAGGGTCCCAGAAATAGGGTTCATTGTCTTTCTGTATCACTAAAACTAACTTCAGACTAAAGTCACTGGCTGGTGTTGCAAAGGTTTTCCCAGAAATTGATCTCATAGTTTAGGATCTACTCTCCCATCACTGATAACAGTTTGATTCTAGATCATGTGAAATATTATAAAGCTTTCCGGTCCTTTGCTCCGGCATAGCAAACTGTCAGAtttgttcttgtaattttattaactCTTAAGACATTTCTTAAACAAGTTTGAAACAGTACACtaaatcaatgtggctgaaaatagttttttcagttgtttttatctattttgtCTTCTACATAAACTGCAAGCCACACTTTATGTCTAGATAAAATGAAGGCAATGATatcttgtattttattatagGTTCCGACTTTTGCTAAAATTGGATTTTCAGCCTATTAAAACAAATCCATACGTAAATAATCGATTCAATTTCCaccaaattaaaatatgcagcaaAACATGGCAATGTACCTTGATGATGAGGAAGACCCCTGAAGAAGAGTCAAAGGCTCCATTGTAAAAAGTGATGATGGTGGAGCGATGAGCAGCAAACAGGTTCCCCAcctccacaaaacaaacaaattccaAATATGTAGTTTCAATAAAGTGACCTCCTGTATTTGATTTCCAATGAAGGAGCTTCTTTTACAGAATAACCACCTGAATGTTCGTCATAAGGAGCAGAATTCCTCCCACAGCGATGCAGGATAAGGCAGGGAAGAGCATCAAGGAATATGCTGAAGAACAGTGGAAGAGAAAAAACTACAATAATCTTCTATCTCGAAGATGAATAGCAGTTTGACTAAACGTATGAAATATGTCTACTGTGAAATATTATTTCTACAACCTTACAAATTAAACGTGTTTGTTTGCATAAAACAATTGCAGACCTGCACTGGAAAAGGCCACAAAAAGGGTTCCAGTTGTGTACAAAGATCTGGAATGAGAAAACACGAGAATCTCTGGTCATTTACATAACATTAATAAAAGTCACaggcatttttgtgtttttgttaaaaaggtTCATTTTAATGGCTTACGTTGTTACTATCTTGCTTGTTATTTTACTATGCCAATTTAAATGGTAAACACAGTAACTATTGACAGTATTTGGTCAAAGGAGGTAACGTCTGTCTGGGCGTGATCTGTCTCTGTAAGACCCTCCCTAAGTTTATCACGTTCACCATTGTAGGTTCCTCCtctcattttaacagaaataactGAACTACAAGCTCAAATTTTACGTGTCATAAAAGCTGTTTCttgaattttatatataaaccAGTTGGAAGACTAAGCAGAATATCAAGACTACCGATATAGTAGAAGTTCTCTGTAAGCATTGCAGACTGCAACCGAAAtctaaaatcaataattaaatgGATTAGTGCCCTGAGTTTGCATGCAGATTCGTGCTTGAACTTACACTGCCAGCAGTCTTGTTACCATGGTGCCAAATCGATCAAACAGGTAGCCGTTGATCAGACTCAGGAAGTTGTTCAGGAACGAGGCGATAgtgaaaaccagagaaaactgTTCATCCTGACCTCTGCAGTCTGAAAGAAAGAGACACACTCAGACATGGACAAAGTTATGGAAGAAACCAGTTTTATTACCCACAGAGCAACTCTCAAACGTGTGCGAACCAAAATTAGACCACAAATAATTACTTCAAAGCTTTTTCCAGTCACATTGTGACTGTAACTCCATGGTTTCCCAATCTGCAGGTGTGTCTATATactttgtgaaatattattttatgcatcTTCAGATCTTGTTTCAACATTTAGTCTTCTTGGGTGCTGAAATAGCATCAGTTATAGTTACATCCATTTACTATAAATGAAGTTCGGTGGCGCTAGTAGGGTTTTCTTGGTGTTTTCATGACTCAAAGTTGTCTTCAAATATGCATATAAATGTGGATTTTAGTGAGTGTGACAGGGTAAATATGACAAGtataaagtgctttgagtgacCAGTATGACTAGTAAAGTAAGCATATCTTAGCATAAAAAGTTAAAGatatgaaaataataatgttttttttgtttttttttgttttttgaaggtTTGCTAAAAATATTATAGACAGATTGGTCCAAGTAGCTACATGTCCCTCTCTTACTTTTCTGGCTTTTaccaaataaacataattttaatcatcaaaaCTGATATGCTTAGCCTAATTTTATGTCTgccagtgagaaaaaaaaccccattagGTCTCATATAAAACGAGACAGCAACAGCAATGCCGGTTGCtgtctcctgctgcagctctgatgaCTGATGTTTTTTATCCAGCTTTAGGATAGATATTCATGCACTGTTAGAGCATTTTGACCCAActgacaaacaaacagcaaagtCAACACCCAAATaactggagaaataaaaaatagcccCATCTTCAGAAACTTAAATCACAAAAGTCTTCCGTTTCTTCTTTTGCTCACCTGTCTCCACCAGAGAGCTGTCGCCTGCTGTGTTGTTGCTGCACAACTCACTGAAGTACTGGTCTTCCTTCAGCACAAACACCAGAGAGGTGTAACCAAACACCACACCAGCAAAGCACAAACACTCCAGCATCCCTGAGATCAGCGTCAGCCAGTAGCGCATCTTTGAGTCGACCTCGCAGCCCTGCATTCTTCCGTCCTTCTCCGCAAGAGTTCAGATGAAACGTTCAAGGATAAGGTCTGTCTTCAGAGAAAGCTATTCTGTTTTCTAAAGGTCCCTGGGGTTCTTCCAGCAAGCAGCAATCATCTTCCTACCTAAGAAACATGATAAAACAAAGGGGATgatcacttttttaaaaaaattgtcagttCCTCTGCCGTCTTCTGGTGAGCAACATTAAATTAACACAATAGAGCCAGCTGTGAAGCATGTGTTACGTGGGGATGAATCCCAAAGCTGCTAAAACAATGAGAGGCTGAAGGAACATCTGCTACTGGACAATATAACAGATGTTTTATTGTCAGTGGACATCAGGGTGTTTACTGTATTAGAGCTAAATTAAAAGATCTGATGCTGGAATTTCTTTTAGTAATCAATAACTTAACTTCAGTAGAGCAACATTTGAGCAACCACAACTACGGTAATATTACCAAGTTTGAATAgcttgtattgatttttttttttttttactgataatCCTTCACAGCTAACCAATGCAATCCTACCAAAATATTTATGACATCATGTATTTTCTACTTCCAGCTATGCTATAGTTTTGAGCTGGAGCTTTACTATTCataaaacatcttcattgctgagattaaaatgaaagtttagccttttaaaatattaataacaattttaataataataactttcaCCTGGGTGAAGCCTCTTCAGTCCAGTTCCTGCGAGTTTATCTTGTCAGTTCTGCGACAGCATGGCAGGTTTTCCCTCTTAAAATGCTTCTTATCTTTCTCATAACAAACTGACGCTACAACATACTGATAGCCGACTTTACGGACCGTGGCAGTTATCTGCAGGAAGTCCTGCCTCTAATCCAGATTAGTTGGGTTAATCTATGAGTACTGAGACAAGACAAAATACTGGTGCAGTAGGAAACTTACATAGGCTCTAAAACATGATTGGTAagcacaaaatatatttacatgtaCTTCTTGAAATACTGTTTGTGTGATTGAACTTAATTTTGCGCTCCTGCACTTTTATGCCAGACCTAGAGACACAACaaagctttgtgtttctgtccacAGCACCAGAAGGGAAGCCAGACTAAAGCAGATGCTCTgattaataatataaaatggaTAATCTAACAGATCTGAATTTCTTGACAGGCTAAGAAGATTTCTCCAGGCTTTTTCAACCGATGTCAGGGAATCCAGATGCAACAAACAAATCTTCAGGTGCCATCTGACCACAGcttgctgtggaaaaaaataatgaccaaCTACTGTTAAGGTTAGAATCactcagtcaagtttatttctgtgcaGGAAATGAGCGCTTACAAACGATGTGATGTTGAACAGGTCAAAGCGAGAAGCTCTGTCATCAGGAAGACAACACGTCAGTTTTATGGGGACAGTAAAGGGGAAATAATTGTAAAGACTATCTCCATATTTGCTCCACTGAATGTTATTTCTCCAAAGACAAACTTGGTCCAGGTAAGGTTCCAACCAACTACATAACTATCAGATGatcatttgcaacattttatccCCTTGGTTATAATAAAACCCAGTTTTGTAACCACAtagtaaatttttatttcacccACCATTTGATGTCACATAACTATCACGAGGGAAATTTTATTTACTCGAGTTCATCCTAAGAATATGCAGAAATCGGAGGTATAATtgatgttcattttttaaacatttctgtctgtagCAAAGCATGACAGAAaactatttcagattttaataataataaaaaaatctacatataGAAGGCTCTATATATGTAAACATAAATCCatgaaatgtatgtaaaaaggaaaagtgaataaaactgacattataAATTTCCTACCTTCTGTTTAACTATGGGAATTACTCAGCAACACAGTACCATCATGATTGCAGTGCTGTATTATACtattatgtaataaaacatagttttaaaatgtaataaaatgtaataaaaaccaCCATTATGTAATAATCAACACATTTAACCCTTGGatacattttaagttaatattACCATAAGGTGCATTTGAGACTTTCCCATTTCCAAAAAACTGAGGGTTTCCATTGAACTTCATTAAGTCGATGTTATTCTATTTGAAATGCATgtttaatacaatttttatagataaaatgccaccaaaaaaaaaaaaaacaataacatgcaaacagcaaaatatttcCACCAAGTCATCGacatattaaagcaaaaataaatacactgtaATAGCATGGCGTTTGTAAGgtgtatatttttagaaagcttTTGGGTCTCCTTTTCAACAATGTACTTTTGGTGATGGGAGAAGAATTTGAATACTAATAAAATTATGGCAAACTCTTTGTTTCTTATTAAATCTTTCAGACTtagactttcttttttaaataagagctGAATTGAAAAATATCAATTAACTTTCAAACAGTGACTCTCAATTATTTGTAAAGGAATCACACAAACGTTTAGAaaagatattgtttattttcataaatcagGAAAACGACAAGGTGAACAAGGACATAACAGGGTGGACTTTAGTCAAGATAGGGTGAGGATgtaaaatatcataaaatgGTGTCATAAATCTAATGAACATGCATGTGGTGACTTGGGCCAAGTCTTACAAAGAGTTGTTTCTTATATTTATCcgtttaattgtttgttttttgcaagcTGTGCTTTCAATATTTCTTTCGGTTTATTTTAACCCTCTGATGCGTAAATAACTGGATCCTACATGTTGGATTAattttgattcaaaataatgttttacataatagtttctatccatccatccatcttcttccgctaaTCCGGAGTTGGGGCGGAGTTGGATGGAGAGAGGGACGGAACCaggcatggatggatggagttcaTCTGGGTCATAAAGCAGCTTCTCATCAGGACGGTAGAGTTAACTACTTATTTTCTTCCCTCAGATCTGCCCAGCAGGAGAAGCTCGCTGCATCTCCTCTCTTCCGGTGTCCGGTTGACGTAAtaaatgttgtcatttattATGACAACATTAATAGTTGTCATaataaatgacaacatttaTTATGTTACCTCGGTGTGACGTAGCGACTCAAACTGAACAGATGAGGCTGTTTTCAGGATGTTTGATCTCTGATCTCCCCCACCAATGGCGCCTCAGATGAGCGAGTCGTAGCCACACACCTCATTACTGACGGTACTTGAATTCGATTCCATCAAGCTGTTGTGGGACACCTGATGAGACTCTCCCACTGCtcagacacaaataaaaaggagaaacaggaaattggagatgaatcattttcatcaacatttattatgttgttgtgatggaaaataaaaacccaactgAGAAGAAAGAAGCTGCTGAGTGGAGGACCGAAGGGAAGAAGTCTTCGTCTTCTGGTCCTAACAGGaagaagacatttaaatttattttgaacatttaaaatgtcttcgaGTTCTagtattaaatgtttattagaatttaaagtttattcatctttCAGAATGTCTTTTTGCATCATTATCCCATAGCCATTATATTAGTTGACAATGGCATTAAAACAATATAATCGTTTAtggcaataacttctgggacaatttattgtccggCAAAATTTAAGTTGACGACTGTCACAATGagttttgctggatgataaattgtctgAGAAGTTATTGCCATAAACATTaatgagaccattttcaagtaatacaaTGTCTATGtagcataataatgcaagaacacttTCTCAAAGatgaacaaactttaaaaacgtAACTGAGAAGAAGGAAGCTGCTGAGTGGAGGACCGAAGGGAAGAATTCCTCTTCAttcttaaactttaaattctaatgaacatttaacactggaactggaagagatttaaaatatcctaaataaacaaacaaactacaaacataCTACTGTATTTTACAGTAGTAACTCTCCACTGATATCACATAATTCCTCAAGATGACAAAACATCAGctgttttaaatgataattGGATATGACTTCAAAACAATGTAACCAAACTATCCAATGTAATTAGCAGGTGATGAATTACAAACTTcagtttcttcagtttttcctgtaaagcaggggtgtcaaactaaTTTTCATGAACATCCTCAGCAAGCTGGTTGTAGCAGAATGCACGACGTTGTATTATATGACTACTTCTAAAAATTTACTGTTTAACACTCATTTTAAGAGCTTTGGTTATGCTTTTTGTAAGATCAGTAAAGGAGTTATCCTCGACAGGTGGAACCTCGGGAGAAGTTCCTCATTTCGGCCACACGGTGGCAACATCTGAACTCTACAAAGTTTAGGTAGATCAGTAAATACTTACTTCTCTTCTAAAgtttcaaaaatagaaatatgtaaGGCTGTAACGTGTAAACTCTATGCTATTTCTTTGGAGAGccagtaaataaaaccaaatttaattgctgcaaaaataataataagaaaaacaaaaacaaagaagaagcaaaacacaaaaacaagacaagtgATGATGAGAAAAAGGTGATACAAACCCCCTTAAAgttcattttgtgtttcctttGCAAACCAAGATTCCAGGGTGTTGAGAAGTTGGAAGTTGCTTGAGATCCAGTGAGACGATTAAGAGAAAGAATAGATGAAGTTGCAAATAAATCCACCTGGGAATCCGTGACACTTCCGCAGAGCCACAGGCTGGTCGCCTCATTTACTGCAATGTTGCAGTCAATCGCGGAAAATATATTATGTCTAagaaatcaactttaaaaatatatatattataatttaCTGAGTTGCACCTGTATGTGAAGCTTCTGAAAAATGCTCTGAGCCGAAGATggatttcttccattttattgGATGTGACATAGTCATAGGGGAGGAGTCCTGTGGGAAGGTGAGGAGCCACACCAACCTTTCCCATAGGAGTGACaaaaagtttcttctgtttattgGGTCATTTGTGACATTTAGAAACCACATAACCCTAATTACTTTAGAATAAATCAACCCTGGATCTGGGTCGTATCGTTTTGAACTATCCTGCTTTCTTATCTGTCGCTGGCCCCCACATCTTCCTCCCCCCAGcggagaggaagaggacagaCAAGTAGACAGCGAAGgcgaggaggaaagaaaaaactgcgCTGCATAGGTGGGTGTTTTCTCCAGTATTCACCGTGGTTCCTCTCAGCATCTCTCGGGTGTAAAATCGCCTTGCGCCGACGTGTTTTTGTTGTCTCACCCAAACTCTTCACCCAGCCCGGAGGGGTCGGGCTCCCCCGGATTGTGTCAAACAAGAGAGCTTGGCTAGGCCCGAAGCCATCAAACACTTATGGACTTTAAGAAAGAAACCTGCTGAAAGTGTCTACGTGGGTGATGGCAGTTCTggtagtgttttgttttgtgtgtggcTGGTTTGGGGTTTGTTGGTGGTGGGAGCGGAAGCGACTTTTGGTTTGCTGAACTTGGTTGCCTGAACAGGCTAGCGGCGTAGCAAGGAGCTAACGGAATAGCATCAATGTCTACGTTTCgttgatgaaaatgaaaaaaaaggggtggtggtggtggtgggggagcTGTATTAAACTACTTTGACCTGAAAGCGGCAATtatgtagaaaagaaaaactctacATATTATGTCGGTAGGTTTTAATACAAATGAAAGACTTGCATGGTGTTATAACATAAAACATTGCCTCTTCACTGATTGACGCGTTTGAAAAAcgctattttaaaaatatttctccgCCTCTTTCCCCGGGATTTCCTGTGTATCCAGGACAGGTGAGAGTACACGGAAGTCCCCTGGGACGCTTTACCGCattctagaccaggggtgggcaattaatttcttcagggggccgcatgaaaaatctgaaatatgttggagggccgatccagcaatgactcaaatttaatcttgactcattattcattttctcatacctcttgttgtaataaaatatttaaatcatattcttttgttaagaagaatattcagtaaatattaataaaaattaatttgtggtttggctgaagtaagaattaatactatcaaattaatagtttaaaaaaatatcacatctgaatttatttttaactttttaatctctccacaattgaaatggtgtgtgttatattaatcaactgatcaactgcatatatgagcaataaatggttttaagtgttggaaaaagcctgacgaacctgcagagctgcaacttgaaggactaacacaaaagtacctccaatcagatgcaaatgaatgggaaaacaagtaccacaaagtactttaaatatagcagaaacttaaagaggtacacacacaaaactaatatcactttaggtaacattaaaataactcattacaaaatgtaattacaaaatgaaactgtaatgacttgaaaacttgtaagaaccaaaactgaaatactacaaggaatagacagcttcaagtatctttgtcctggattctcttaaataaaccaacttttttcctgtgagatttggacacccatctgttgtcacgcccaccagtttgtcccagttcagacccaagctttccagacacgcatttacctctactaagagctcactccctgttgttgtccctttcattgaccgcatgcctgccagctcctccgtgatgctaaattctgcattgatcccgcgcgaagatgagcagctgggcagtgtcccgtatgtcacagctctcatccaaagccagggaaaataccggtactcaaaatcattcacgctgtctttcagttgcagcaccaggttcgtcgcgatgtcctcaaaccttctcgttacgtttgcggcggagaggagatgttctcaaaagctCTTTTattctcaggacatattagcactgcttaatatactctccgtcagagaaaggtttgctcttcctagcaatcttagggatatgacaaaacttgccttgactgcagctcctcta
Proteins encoded in this window:
- the slc43a3a gene encoding solute carrier family 43 member 3a, translating into MQGCEVDSKMRYWLTLISGMLECLCFAGVVFGYTSLVFVLKEDQYFSELCSNNTAGDSSLVETDCRGQDEQFSLVFTIASFLNNFLSLINGYLFDRFGTMVTRLLAVSLYTTGTLFVAFSSAAYSLMLFPALSCIAVGGILLLMTNIQVGNLFAAHRSTIITFYNGAFDSSSGVFLIIKILHERGISLQSSFIALSLCSIILVARTFLLMPRTHIPYPLPPRYTYGVTCGQANSYNVEQVKRSKEDASNQDSSGKDETAKSDETDVENTEKVASFRSCALSWFFLWHLVWLSILQLRHYLFIGTLNSRLSRLARNDPTLVSQYTNAFAMTQLCGVLCAPWNGLILDRHKGKPRAPGETEQDADLRSSYLSLFLTSLQCLLFSVCASIPVLPLQYVTFILQVLNRSFLYGGNAAFISIAFPARHFGKLYGLVMSLSAVISLLQYPCFSLVRGPLDGDPFYVDITLTLLSVLVFIHPVYVFIHCRRKARSRKNIPPADIDIGPSLAQAKL